TTCCGAACGGGGAAAGGGGAAAGGGGAGAAAAAATGGAAGGGTGGCTCTCATCCCGTGCCTCCGGGACATGAAGTAATGGCCCAATTCATGTCCCAGGAGGATGAGGATGATCGAAAGGGAGTAACCCCATCCTCCGGTCCTCCAGGTGGAGGCCACCGTGAGGAGGAAGAGGACGAGGTGGATCGTGTGGCGACGCATGAAAAGGGTTTATTTCTTCTTCTTGTGCCGGTCCCGATCGAGCCTCTTCCGATGTTTGTGCTTGGCCATCTTCTTTCGCCGTTTCTTTACGACGCTTCCCATCGTGTTCGCTCCTCAGAGAATTTCCGCGGTGTCAATCGACGATCACGTTCGTCTGCGTTCTCAAAACGCCGGACAGGCCCTGGATCTTGGTGACGATGAAGTCGCCGAGGATGTTGATGTCCGGCGCCTCGACCAGGGCGATCACATCGTAGGGACCGGTCGTCGCGTTGGCCCGCTTCACGCCTTGAATCTTCGAGGCCTCCTTCGCCACATCCCTGGCGGCCCCCGCCGTGCATTCGATGAAGACATAAGCGGAGATCGGCATAGGATCACCTCCTTTACGGGTTAAGTTATCCTAATCCTCTTCCAATTTCAAGTCATTTCTATCGCATCACCATTCGGGGAAGCCAGAGGACAAGGTCCGGGACGTAGGTGACGAGAAAGAGGACGCCTATGGCGGCGAGGAGGAAGGGAAGGATGGCCCGGACGATCTGTTCAAGGGTGATCCTGGCGATGCTGCAGGCGATGAAGAGGCAGACGCCCAAGGGAGGCGTGATCAGGCCGATGACGAGGTTGAGGACCATCACCAGCCCAAAGTGGATCGGATCGATTCCCACCTTCACCGCGAGGGGCAAGAGGATGGGCGTCAGGATGATGAGGGAGGCGGTCGTCTCCATGAAGGTTCCCACGAAGAGGAGGAAAAGGTTGATCAGAAGGAGGAGGACCCATTTGTCGGTAGTGATGGAGAGAAAGAGCTGGGCGATCGCCTGGGGGATCTGATGGTTGGCGAGGATCCAGCCAAAGATGGCCGAGTTTGCGATGACGAACATGATGAGGGAGGTGGTCACCATGCTATCGACCAGAACCCTGGGAAGGTCTTTCCAACGAAGTTCCCGATAGATCAGGACGCTGACCAGAAAGGCATAGACCACGGCGACCACGGCGGCCTCGGTCGGCGTGAAGACGCCTCCGAGGATTCCGCCAAGGATGATGGCGGGCATGAGAAGGGCGAAGAGGGCGTCTTTGAGGCCGACAAAAAATTCCCTGAGGGACTTGGCCGGCTCTTTCGGGTAATCCCTTTTGCAGGAGATATAGTAAGCCACACCTAAAAGGGAGAACCCTACCAGGATCCCCGGGATGACGCCGGCTAGGAAGAGGGCCCCGATGGAAAGTTCTCCTACCGTCCCAAGGATGACCATGGGGATGCTGGGCGGGATGATCGGGCCGACCGTTGAGGAGGCTGCGGTCACTGCGGCACTGAAGTCCCGGTCATATTTCTCCTTTTCCATCGCGGGAATGAGGATGGAGCCCAGGGCCGAGGTGTCGGCCACTGCCGCGCCCGTGATGCCCGCAAAGAACATGCTGGCCACGACGTTGACCAGGGCGAGGCCGCCCCTGACATATCCGATGAGGATGTTGCAAAAGTGGATGAGCCTCTTGGTGATGCCTCCGATGTTCATCAGGTTCCCGGCGAGAATGAAGAAGGGGACGGCCAGAAGGGGGAAGGAGTCGGTCCCCGAGAACATCTGTTTAGGGATGAGCAGGAGGGGGACCTCCCCAGAATAGAGGAGCCCGACGAGCGAGGTCAGCCCGAGGACAAAGGCCACAGGGATCCCCGAGGCGAGAAAGACGAGGAAACTCACGGAGAGGATCAAGATCATCTCAGAACCCTGCGGCCACCCTTTTCTCCGCTTCGGTCTTTTCCATCGAGGCCCGGTCTTCTCCTTGTCGCCATTTCATGAGGAACTCGTTGAGGAGATGGATGGCCATGAGGAGCGAGCCGACCGGGATGGCAAGGTAGGGAAGCCCCATGGGAATTCTCATCGCAGGCGAGACCTGTCTCATGTTGAAGGAGGCCATTTGAAAGCCTTTGAGGATCACCAGGATCAGAAAGAGGAGGAGGATGGCCAGGGTGGCCAAGGAGAGAAGCCGTCTCCTCTCTCTTGGCAACCTGACCACCAAGGCCTCGACGCCGATATGGAGTCCCCTTTTGACGGCAACGGAGGCCCCTAAGAAGGAGGCCCACACGAAGGCATATCGGGAGAACTCCTCAGACCAGGGAAGGGAGTGGACGATGACGAAGCGGAAGAAGACCTGGGCGAAGGTGACCCCGGTCATGGCCAGAAGCAGGAGGAGGCAGCAGATCTCCGCCCCCCGATTGAACCAGTGACTGAGCTTAAAAAGCATCTCCTCCCTATCTCGTTTGGACGATCCGGTCGATCAACTCTTTTCCGAACCGGCCTTCATACTTCTTGTAGGTAGGCTCGGTGGCCTTCTGGAAGGCCGACTTTTCGGGAGTGGTGATCAGCATTCCAAATCCCTTCAACTCCTCGAGCCATTTGGCCTCGCTCTCCCGGTTGAACCTTCTTTCGAACTTGGCCGCCTCCCTTCCGGCCTCGACAAAGATCTTCTGAAAATCGGGCGACAGGCCTTTGAACTTTTTATCGTTCATGAGAAGGAGGGCAGGAGAGTAGACATGGCCGGTGAGGGCGAGGTGTTTGTTCACCTCGTAGATCTTGTGGGTCCGGATGATGCCGATGGGATTCTCCTGGCCATCG
This sequence is a window from Thermodesulfobacteriota bacterium. Protein-coding genes within it:
- a CDS encoding TRAP transporter large permease; this encodes MILILSVSFLVFLASGIPVAFVLGLTSLVGLLYSGEVPLLLIPKQMFSGTDSFPLLAVPFFILAGNLMNIGGITKRLIHFCNILIGYVRGGLALVNVVASMFFAGITGAAVADTSALGSILIPAMEKEKYDRDFSAAVTAASSTVGPIIPPSIPMVILGTVGELSIGALFLAGVIPGILVGFSLLGVAYYISCKRDYPKEPAKSLREFFVGLKDALFALLMPAIILGGILGGVFTPTEAAVVAVVYAFLVSVLIYRELRWKDLPRVLVDSMVTTSLIMFVIANSAIFGWILANHQIPQAIAQLFLSITTDKWVLLLLINLFLLFVGTFMETTASLIILTPILLPLAVKVGIDPIHFGLVMVLNLVIGLITPPLGVCLFIACSIARITLEQIVRAILPFLLAAIGVLFLVTYVPDLVLWLPRMVMR
- a CDS encoding TRAP transporter small permease, with amino-acid sequence MLFKLSHWFNRGAEICCLLLLLAMTGVTFAQVFFRFVIVHSLPWSEEFSRYAFVWASFLGASVAVKRGLHIGVEALVVRLPRERRRLLSLATLAILLLFLILVILKGFQMASFNMRQVSPAMRIPMGLPYLAIPVGSLLMAIHLLNEFLMKWRQGEDRASMEKTEAEKRVAAGF
- a CDS encoding Lrp/AsnC ligand binding domain-containing protein, translating into MPISAYVFIECTAGAARDVAKEASKIQGVKRANATTGPYDVIALVEAPDINILGDFIVTKIQGLSGVLRTQTNVIVD
- a CDS encoding aurora kinase A-interacting protein; the encoded protein is MGSVVKKRRKKMAKHKHRKRLDRDRHKKKK